Within Streptomyces kaniharaensis, the genomic segment ACCTCATCCACTCCCCCGGCCGGATCGTCCGCCAGGCCCTCGACCGCTACGGCCGGCCCGAGCCGGAGGAGACAGCCGAGTGACCAACCGACCTCGGTTGATTGCCCTCCGCGGCCCGCCGATCTCGGCCATAAACAACCGACCTCGGTTGTTGTTCCGGCTCGCAAAACCCATTTCCGCGCATCGTTTCGATTCCCCTCAAATACTTGCATCCCGGCCCATGTTGCGCTATTTCTTGATACGCTCTAATCGCCCCAGAAAAGAGAACTCGCCGTGACTGAAATCGAAAATCCGACCGAAAGGCCGGACCGGCGGGCCCGGCTCGGAGGAGTGGAGGAACGGATGGAACGGGATCGAGAGGTGGCCGGGCTCGCAGCCTGGGCGGCGGCCCTGCTGGACGACCCGGAGGTGGCGGTGCTCGACCTGGAGACCACCGGGCTCGGGGATACCGCGCGGATCGTGGAGATCGGGGTGGTCACCACGGACCGGCGGGTGCTCCTCGACCGCCTGGTGAACCCGGGCATCCCCATGCCGGCGGAGGCGACCCGCCACAACGGGATCACGGACGAGATGCTGACCGGCCGCACCGACTTCGACGCGCTGATGGGCGACTTGACCCACGCCCTCACCCGGCGGGAAGTCCGCGGGGGCGGCAGGGTCGAGCTCTACGGGCGCCGGGTGGTG encodes:
- a CDS encoding 3'-5' exonuclease, yielding MERDREVAGLAAWAAALLDDPEVAVLDLETTGLGDTARIVEIGVVTTDRRVLLDRLVNPGIPMPAEATRHNGITDEMLTGRTDFDALMGDLTHALTRREVRGGGRVELYGRRVVGWNLVDFDRLVLRNELAGYYQRQGHADPRASADAWLSTMTWEDVMIPFSTWCGEPSHRGGYRWQKLNGPHRGAADCLAVLDRLADVAGRPAAVLPAQTSGDALTGAEEVAR